Proteins from a single region of Arctopsyche grandis isolate Sample6627 chromosome 1, ASM5162203v2, whole genome shotgun sequence:
- the LOC143914138 gene encoding serine/threonine-protein kinase Nek8-like: MDPRIQMSHINQTPQYQIIKTIGKGTYGTVYLCNSNKTNSQMVLKEVHVNSTKDDKYKEAINEIKILSTLIHPFIIRYLESFYQNHSVYIIMEYANQGNLAEYMFKRQHYLLPQNEILIIFCQVLLGVQHMHMRNIVHRDLKAENILMSGTYGNTVKIGDFGIAKILDNDKASTVIGTPYYLAPELCENKPYDSKTDIWALGCLFYEMCTHKRAFDAPTLIGLVKEITTGNFIPINTSYYEHEIQAIIDHMLTVVPEKRCCVNVILEKQILRPILEYIHVIYLN, from the exons ATGGATCCGCGTATCCAAATGTCACATATTAATCAAACTCCCCAGTATCAAATCATCAAAACAATCGGAAAAGGAACTTATGG aACGGTGTACTTGTGCAATTCAAACAAGACTAATTCACAAATGGTACTAAAAGAAGTCCATGTCAATTCGACAAAAGATGATAAGTATAAA GAAgcaattaatgaaattaaaatactgTCAACACTCATTCACCCGTTCATTATTAGATATTTAGAAAGCTTCTACCAAAATCATTCAGTATACATAATCATGGAGTATGCGAATCAAGGAAACTTGGCAGAATATATGTTTAAACGACAGCATTACCTTTTGCCACAAAAC GAAATTTTAATTATCTTCTGTCAAGTATTATTAGGTGTACAGCATATGCATATGAGAAATATAGTACACAGGGATCTGAAGGCAGAAAATATTCTGATGTCTGGCACTTATGGAAATACAGTGAAAATTGGAGACTTCGGAATAGCTAAAATTTTAGA taatgACAAGGCTTCGACTGTTATAGGAACACCTTATTATTTAGCACCTGAACTGTGTGAAAACAAGCCGTACGATTCGAAGACTGATATATGGGCATTAGGTTGTTTATTTTACGAAATGTGCACTCATAAAAGAGCATTTGATGCACCC ACATTAATCGGATTAGTGAAAGAAATAACAACTGGTAATTTCATACCCATCAACACTAGTTACTATGAACATGAAATACAAGCAATCATCGATCACATGTTGACCGTTGTGCCTGAAAAAAGATGCTGCGTCAATGTTATATTAGAGAAACAGATATTGAGACCTATTTTAGAATACATCCATGTTATATATCTCAATTGA
- the U2A gene encoding small nuclear ribonucleoprotein polypeptide A'-like U2A — protein sequence MVKLTAELVQQSLQYTNPCKDRELDLRGYKIPQIENMGATSDQFDCIDLSENDIRKLDGFPLLKRLKCLLLNNNRIVRISENLEQYIPSIESLILTGNQMQELGDLDPLTTLTNLKTLSLLQNPVTYKTHYRQYVAYKFPELRLLDFKKIKQKEREEANALFKSKKGKELQKEIAKKAKTFVPGGNLPDTAKTTVATPQEIFKIREAIKNASSLAEVERLTRMLQTGQIPGQKPAAVSNSQNGDKEHEDEEMDEAPNDH from the exons ATGGTGAAGCTGACAGCAGAGCTGGTGCAGCAGTCGCTGCAGTACACCAACCCTTGCAAAGATAGAGAACTGGACTTGCGCG GCTATAAAATACCGCAAATTGAAAATATGGGCGCTACGTCAGATCAATTTGACTGCATCGATTTGTCCGAAAATGACATTCGCAAGCTAGATGGGTTCCCTCTCCTGAAGCGACTAAAATGCTTATTACTCAATAATAACCGCATTGT acGCATCAGCGAAAATCTAGAACAGTACATTCCTAGCATAGAATCGTTGATTTTGACTGGAAATCAGATGCAAGAGTTGGGTGATTTGGATCCGCTCACGACGCTAACAAATTTGAAAACATTGTCCCTCTTACAGAATCCGGTTACTTATAAAACTCATTACAG acAATATGTAGCATATAAATTTCCGGAATTGCGGTTactcgattttaaaaaaattaaacaaaaagagagagaagaAGCCAATGCTTTGTTCAAAAGCAAAAAAGGAAAAGAATTACAAAAAGAAATTGCCAAAAAGGCTAAAACGTTTGTACCAGGTGGTAATTTACCAGATACGGCAAAGACAActg TCGCAACTCCTCAAGAAATATTTAAGATCAGAGAAGCGATTAAAAATGCTTCTTCCTTAGCAGAAGTAGAACGTTTAACTAGAATGTTACAAACGGGACAAATTCCTGGTCAAAAACCAGCTGCAGTCTCTAATTCGCAAAATGGGGACAAAG AACACGAAGATGAAGAAATGGACGAAGCTCCAAACGACCATTAA
- the ND-B18 gene encoding NADH dehydrogenase (ubiquinone) B18 subunit, producing MGNAVQREQSVIVDGKPSDRIEPYNFEKPSFDPLYGFPDGRKLREMNVSKEDMIIAKVPKEFRDYCTPEALKYQKCRRDNAPLMYRCHHEKHSYLTCEYNDYVLRMKEFERERRLRAREYRLVHAQ from the exons ATGGGAAACGCGGTTCAGCGCGAACAGTCCGTGATCGTGGACGGCAAGCCGTCGGATCGCATCGAGCCCTACAACTTCGAGAAGCCCAGCTTCGATCCCCTCTACGGTTTTCCCGATGGCCGCAAACTCAGAG aaatgaaCGTCTCCAAAGAAGATATGATAATTGCTAAAGTGCCTAAAGAATTTAGAGATTATTGTACTCCTGAAGcactaaaatatcaaaaatgtaGACGGGACAACGCCCCATTAATGTATAGGTGCCATCATGAAAAGCATAGCTATCTTACTTGTGAATATAACGa tTACGTTTTACGCATGAAGGAATTCGAAAGGGAACGTCGTCTACGTGCTCGAGAGTATAGATTAGTCCATGCTcaataa